From Candidatus Neomarinimicrobiota bacterium, one genomic window encodes:
- a CDS encoding histidine kinase — HGALYNRAVNDEEVAQSIGEAIIQVNPALKVMGLAGSQMLTVFDALGLDTMAEAFADRTYESDGTLRDRKFDDALITNPEKAALQAKMMMEGKAIAVDGNEVPIDAQTLCVHSDTPNAVAIARAVREEIK; from the coding sequence CATGGCGCCCTATACAATCGTGCTGTGAACGATGAAGAAGTGGCTCAGTCTATTGGCGAAGCGATAATTCAAGTGAATCCTGCGTTAAAAGTTATGGGATTGGCCGGTTCTCAAATGCTCACCGTGTTTGATGCATTAGGCCTCGACACAATGGCAGAAGCATTTGCAGATCGTACCTATGAATCGGATGGCACATTGCGAGACAGAAAATTTGATGATGCATTAATCACTAATCCAGAAAAGGCAGCACTCCAGGCTAAAATGATGATGGAAGGTAAAGCCATTGCGGTGGATGGGAACGAGGTGCCTATCGATGCGCAGACGCTTTGTGTTCATAGCGATACGCCAAATGCGGTGGCCATTGCTCGGGCGGTGAGGGAAGAGATCAAATAA
- a CDS encoding M20/M25/M40 family metallo-hydrolase, whose product MKYITTILLTLSIAVGQGLSKEEKAIQSYVEMHTNEAINLLEKVVNINSGTLNIKGNKKVGKIFQKELDKLGFKTYWVTYPNDVKRSGHLFAEMRGGTGKKIVMVGHLDTVFEPDHPFQTYTRTDDTAYGPGVSDMKGGDISMIYAMKALKKVGVLKDLNLTLVFIGDEEKLGAPPAIVRKELIDAGKWADIGLGFEGAHGMNTGTISRRSSSSWILTTTGIQGHSSQIFKDKLGYGAIFESSRILNAFREELAPEEYLTFNPGTIVGGTDVVYDPVNSRGSTFGKTNVVAQSVTVHGGIRTISMGQLEKAMKSMKEIASRNLPGTTANIEFKTSYPPMEPTKANYALLDKFEAVNIALGYGKLEALDPSKRGAADISFIAPHVNASLAGLGPDGFGGHSENEGLDLSTFPRTTTRAAILIYRLTQ is encoded by the coding sequence ATGAAATACATAACAACAATACTACTAACACTTTCAATTGCCGTTGGGCAAGGTCTATCCAAAGAGGAAAAGGCCATTCAATCCTATGTGGAAATGCATACGAATGAAGCGATTAATCTTTTAGAAAAAGTGGTTAATATCAATAGCGGTACCCTGAATATTAAAGGGAATAAAAAAGTAGGCAAAATATTCCAAAAAGAATTGGATAAACTGGGCTTCAAAACTTATTGGGTCACTTACCCTAATGACGTGAAACGGTCCGGACATTTGTTTGCAGAAATGCGCGGTGGCACGGGCAAAAAGATTGTTATGGTGGGCCATTTGGATACGGTATTTGAACCGGATCACCCATTCCAGACATATACACGAACGGACGATACGGCTTACGGTCCCGGAGTTTCAGATATGAAAGGCGGTGACATATCTATGATCTACGCCATGAAAGCGCTGAAAAAGGTGGGTGTTTTAAAAGATTTGAATCTCACGTTGGTGTTCATCGGGGATGAAGAAAAATTGGGCGCGCCGCCGGCCATTGTTCGAAAAGAACTTATTGATGCGGGTAAATGGGCTGACATCGGACTTGGATTTGAAGGCGCCCATGGCATGAATACGGGCACAATTTCCAGACGTAGTTCTTCCTCATGGATTTTAACCACTACGGGCATCCAAGGGCATTCTTCTCAGATATTTAAAGATAAACTCGGTTATGGTGCCATTTTTGAATCATCCAGAATTTTGAATGCTTTTAGAGAGGAATTGGCTCCGGAAGAATATCTCACATTTAATCCAGGCACAATAGTGGGGGGCACTGATGTGGTTTATGATCCGGTAAATTCACGCGGCTCCACATTCGGTAAAACCAATGTGGTGGCACAATCGGTGACCGTTCACGGGGGCATTCGAACAATTTCAATGGGGCAACTCGAAAAGGCCATGAAATCCATGAAAGAAATCGCGTCACGCAATCTTCCGGGCACAACGGCCAATATCGAATTTAAAACGAGCTATCCCCCCATGGAGCCAACCAAAGCTAACTATGCGCTGCTCGATAAATTTGAAGCGGTTAACATTGCCTTAGGATACGGCAAATTGGAAGCACTCGATCCCAGCAAGCGCGGTGCGGCAGATATATCATTTATAGCACCTCATGTGAATGCCTCCTTAGCGGGTTTGGGTCCTGATGGATTTGGGGGCCATTCAGAGAATGAAGGGTTAGATTTATCTACATTCCCTAGGACAACAACAAGGGCCGCCATTTTAATTTATCGTTTAACACAGTGA